GGTTTATTTAATTATGAGCGGAATATTTAATCTAACCTTGAAAAGAGCTAAGAATAATAGATATGGATCAATTATTCAATTCATGATGAAACATGGCAATACAAGTGTCAAGTGATCATATATGAAACTTATTAATCAAATTGATATCCGACTTAAGTAATTTGATAGATGTTGTAACTTTGTTTGCCTTCGCCTATCACTTTTACTATTTTTCATAGATGAATATACACAATTTGTCTTCCATTagagaaatatttctttataacttaataaccatgttcattgaattttcatttatttacgaTTTTAAGGATGTAAGATGTAAGAAATCAAAGTAGTATGTATCTGATATTTTATCAACACAGTGACGTGTACTTTAACTTTTGTAAAATAACTAGAAGATAAATGGTCAAAGAGGAGACTCGTATGTGTGAAACTTTTATATGCAGACCACTCATTAAGTATGTTGCCCTTACGGGATATTTTTTAATTATCACTTCCAAAACATTTGAGTAATAGACGGACACGAGTATAATGTTTTTGCCTGTATTGGGTCGAGGCTAGATTTTAAAAGTGAGTCCTATCGGCACATCCTTAAACACCTTTGTTGCTGTTATTACATGATGTTCAGTACAGTTTGACTCATCTGATCTAAGAATTCGGTTTGTGCCCTTTCATATCATtccttgatttcattttttttgatgACAAAATCGCTGACGTTCTGTGCAAGTTCATTGACAGTTTTTTTCAAAGGGAAAGAAAATATATCTGCTGTCTCCTAAAGCCctagttaacccttagcctgctaaatttctaaaatggactggtgcatcattcaatttgggaaataccatttattattagaaagggtgttcactgaaaatttactgactggatagcagcaaaggcagaatcacttgctaccagcaggctaaagtttaagtAATAAATTCGAGCTTGATAAGACCTATTTCTGTCTCTCTGATCATTGATCGTGACTTTGATTTTACACTTCACACTCTCCAGCTTGCAAGTAAGATGTTTTGTCTCATACTTTTGTCCAAATACCAGGGACAGCTGGATcgaaatgattattttttatgcGGATAGAAAAGTGTGAACATCATCCATTTAAATATGCACTCACTAGCATCTCCTCGTCTGTGCATGGCATGCAAAATATCCTGTTTGAAAGAATTTGCATTAACAAAGCGTATTTTTGTCATGTGATAGTATTTTGCAAAGACCTGGATAATAAACTGTCTAAACACTGGCAAAGCACCCAAAATTATAAAAGCATGCGATCAACCCCGGTATGCACTTGCCTAGTGAATACAATGGATTTGGCTTATTACAATAATAGTAATATTGTACCCCTTGAGTCTATTGGTGACTATATATGAGAACGGCAGTTTGACACATGCCTTTGATAAAGCAAATGGTACCTCATCTGCAACGTCCGTAATGCTATGACTGTAAAGCCCTTTGCCAATGTGGTGTGACAATGGTTGATTGATGAATTGACTATCTAAATAATACACATCTATTCTATGCATTTGCAAATTACTTGTGTAAACATATATTCAGCTCATTTAACATAGTGTTCAACTTTATTTACAAGGTACATTAAAAAGTAGGTTTTGACTGTtgctgaaatagtgaaaaagtTCGTGTAAAAAGGCTTCTTTATATTTCAGCATagaactgctgttcttgtcacttttcggggatgttttaacagaagagaaaacgtgtcttaacagagagattctcacaCTAATTACCTACGCTATTTAAACAcctttttttatatatgcgcgatCCATGGCAAAGTGTAAATATGTCTTTTAACACCATTTTCTAGCAATACACAGTTGTGTCCTGTTTTCTTTTCAGTGTCTTACACAGATCTTTTTTATGGCAGCTTTTAGACCCTTGTGTCAAGATCAGCAATTACAGCATAGCTTTAATCATGACCTGCTTGAGTTGTCTCTCTTTTTTTACAGCttttatataatatgttcttactgttttcatcatgttgttatagtcggttcaaaagctcttcagagcttatgttaaaatgttgctttcttgccgactttaaataaaacttatcttatcttaaaaaaaaaaacttatcttACCCAAAAAGAAATgatgtcaacgtgaaaaaaaactCAGACATTCTCGCGCATTTCACGATATTAACtacatatttttctgtattgTACCCTAGATGAATACAGATGTAAGCAGGTGTTGAGAAAAGTATGTCTTAGTTCAACACATTCCACGAAATCGGTTAAGGCATGAGAAAAATAATGCAGATAATTATAATGTTCAAATATTGACAttcatatttaagaaattaaggaattatatcacgagggcgcagcccgagtgatataatcatacgcatctaaacgacaaacaatgattttatacatgagcaaatcactgtttgagatatattatttcgactctaacacgttatcaaggatgattatgtacgtccttgacgatatccatcaaatactCGACTggtttctgttgatttcttttccagcgcgccgttttGTCGCCATACGCTCTGACGTAATAATAGAAAGTCagaaaaattaattgttgaataataacgcACAGtcttcagccttctttgtttgataataaaataaatcatgtCGTATAGAATATAAAACAAGTATCTAATATATACAGTTAATGTGAATATGAtttcttcagaaaaaaattatgatcacagaaacaaaattttgtaTGTGAACATGTTTGCGCGGAAAGCTTTTGTATGTGTACAAACTGAATGTTATATGAAATAAGCTTTGAAATGTGATGAAAAACCACTGTCGAAGGTAATGAATAATTGTCAATAAACACTTGTAATTATTTGAGAATGCATGTTTTCTTCAGGTAATTACTTCTTTAGTTGcaaattatcatcatcatcatcatcatcattattattattataaaggaTGAAAATCTTTATTACTTCATTAATACTCGCATCTTGATTTGCATAATGTTATTTAAAAGGTAAAAACACACTTCTGAAAGTTATTCCATTTACATAGCGTTGAAGTTTAGATATAGAAGGTCAAATGCTATAAAACAAAACTTATTCATACAGCTTCATACATACTTTAGGTTCCAGTCTATTATGCCCCTGTTAGTTAGctccctccacccccaccccccaccccccacgccATGGACTACTATATTGCATCATGGTTTTGGATATACTTTGTTCAACATTAAGATCTTTGAAATCGAACCAGTAATTTATCCCATTTAAGATGTAACATATTCACGTTGGTGAAAGTAACAGAAACCTCTGAATATTCTAAAACCAGCGACTGCTTTTTTAGACTGTGTATTTAAATATTGTTCGTTGCACCATCTGTCTATCCATACACGAGAATCTAAACATTTGTCTTTTGTTGTAGATCCAGATTTAAATATCCGGATCGTGGGTTACTGATTTTGGCAGTAACTCAGCAGAGCTCGTTACCTCCGAAACGGTTATCCGAGAGCCGGAAACTTCCATTTGCATTTATACCAAGTGATAGCTTATTCAAAGACGCACAACAACAAAGTTCCAGTTTAGTTTTATCTTTTGCATGTAATGCGTAATGTTATGCTGTTTTCGAGAAATTACTTTTTTGGAATCTGGAATgtattaaaagaaagaaaggacGACTAGATCTATCACGGTGTGTGACTTTTACCGAATTTTACATAAAGGATAACTAATCAGTGCATGAGCCGTTAGTTCTCATTAACGGAACGAGTGTCATTTGGCAAGGTATTGCCAATTGGTTTTTCCGGCATGGTTAAATCACCTAAAACGCCAGTTCAGTGTGCAAGGAAATGTGCGATGGGGCTGTTGTGAGGCTAAACTCGATAGAacgatttattcattttaacaaatagCGTCTCTACAGGCAATGTTGTTGCAAGATTTATTTTCAACGTTAAATTCTCATTCTGATGCACCATATCTATATTCAGATGTCAACGATTCAGCAATGTTTTCTCCATGTGGCATTTGTAGTTGACTGAAAGTAATGCTTACTAAAATGTCATGACATTTTCACATCATATCTTTTACTCCTCATCTAAATTCTAACAAACGCTAATTTGCTTCATTATGATATTATGATATAAGGGTTTAACCAGAGGTTCATATGTTTTCTAAACGGATTATGATGTTGTCAAGATTTGGGAAAATATATCTCTGTGTCAAAGATGCAATCATATGTGGTTAAACAGATAAACAGATCCGTTTCAATCTGTTTTTTTCCTTGATTATTTAGTCAAGAGTGTAAAATGCCACATGAACATTTGTGCGTAAAGTtccagaattttattttttatatttttgttgggtttaacgtcgcaccaacacaattataggtcatatggcgaccttccagctttcATGGATGctttccatgcattatttcatcacgaacgggcaccttggtagaaccgaCGTCCTTCCCTAAGCAAGCTGAATGGCTActtcacttgaagaattcaacgccacaaGTGGGgcacgaacccacatcgatgaagggcaagtaactcgaagtcagtgaccttaaccactcgaccataGAGGCCCTCATGAATTTTATGTTGAAACTGTAAGCTGTCCTTCAAGTAAATGATATGCATATTTACATTGATAGAAAACACTACTTTCAATGTTGTATATGAACTTGTACATTTTATCTCCGCATCAAAAATTGGCAGTATTTTTATAAACAAGTccaagaatattttttcaagtaaTGTACCCGTAATGGTTTAGTTTGAACTACACAAGCAAACAGacaattcagaaatatgataAGGAGAACACGCAGTcggttttcttttattaaaagtattttgtaaagtCAGAAATATTCAATAATAGTTTCTGTGTACACATGGAACAACCCTCGACTGGAACAAATATTTTGTGTTAACGGATTCGAATATTTAAGTTCTTGTAGATGCAAGGTGTGGAAAAACTGgacaatatttaataatatttgagAAAGTAAATAAACCCATTTTAGTaagtgattatatatatatatatatattgaacagcATGGTAAATCTtaacttttttattctaaaatcattGTCTTGAAGGACTGTGAATTCAACCTAAAAAGCTTATAAATTTTgaagatatataataattatattacttAATGAAACGAatgtagataaaaataaaatgagcaTGTCCGCAGATACAATTAAAAGTGATTATTCATgtgtacaaataaaataaaaatgattatgctTTATTTCAGTTTGCCTTAATTTATTTTCTTACCTTTTTTGTATAGAACATTATATCAAAACAGAATGAATGAatcataataattgagccgcacaatgagaaaaccaacatgatagtgcatttgcgaccagcatgcatgcGCGCAGTCCGGTTAGGATCCATGTTGTCcgctaaccgtttctctaattgtaataggtttTGAATGCGAACAGGGTGgatccggatgcgcaggctggtctggattcatgctggtcgcaaatgcactacgttggttttctcatggtgcagttcatatttttatgtaagtCCGAATAAATTAGACAAAGTTAGAAACAACATTTCGTTATATCCAGATCTGTTCAAATGCAGTTGTTTGACAAACGACGTCCGTTTTTGCAGTACTGAAACATGACCAATGCGatgatactggtactgatgataaacccgaacagaaaatgagttttttttacatgtaacatttttatttctgcaaattgtaatcaatggtcggtatcaaaataaagcttaacatttacTGAacactttacataattcaaatttatatttagtaagcaaactcacacgaagtgaggccctgaaaggggtttgtaaaatggggactatatgaacgttgactgatgataaattcgaccactttgtcatttacaaaattttcttcgtattattatattgaaactttcccaaaaagctgcaacagtcattcttgatcaagtaatgaaaagtgacccaatgtcagccCTTCATGTTTcggcagtgagcatgcgcaaaaaacaccctcttccccagtaattttgaataaatattctttatacaaataaatgtaagtcatttatttatacagaatatttacccattttgtttttgtttacaccagttggtgttgtaagtggaaactattagatggtgtgttcaattttataaataaccgattgcaatcgaatatttccaaggtggtcgactttatcatctgtccgggtttatcatcagtataTTAGGTATTTGGTGTGTTTTTATTAAACAACTGAACATTTTTTGCTTCAAAGATGTTTTTTGTTTGCATCTAAAGATATGTTTATATATGATGTATTCACTGTCATAACTGCAATCTTGTGCAATCTTTGTCGTGgagcgtgtgtgtgtgtctgggttggggaggggggggggggggggatgaggTGCGTAAAACGTCATCCGTAACTGAACTCGGTGTTGTTATGTCTTCTGGTACTTTTGGATCATGAAATCCATTCAGTATCTATGTAGCAGAACTCTGTTTAAACAGGTCTCAATAGGCGTGGGAATTGTTGAACTTTTCATAAATTCTTGTGAACAGGCACAGTCAAATCGAGTTTTCTATGATTATGCTAAGTTGCATTCCATGCTTGGATCCTTAATGATcgtatttccatttttaaaacatcaccATGATCTTATTAATATTCTGATTTTAATGTCgttgtttaaaacatatttgaaaataaactgtTGGTTTAgtctgtttatattttataacatttttatttacagatgAGCATTCTGTGGGTTGTGCATGTGTTCCAAAGTACGACGGTATGAAATGACCTTACAATAGGACAAAGAGTAGTGCGCTCAGAAGAATGAAACAACATATATTAGTTGACCTCGGATGAAATGAACTGTTAAGCGGAGCAACGTCATGAAAAGTAGAATTTTTCACGTCCAAACAACTGTGCTAAGAAAACTGTTCttattttcaaaaggaactgcTGAAGTCACGAATATTGGAAACAAGAAAGTAGCGAAGACAATATTTTCTCGAGACGCATCCGACTACATTCCGACAGTTACTAATGCCAAGGATAATTACAGAGACATCAACGTATGATAACAGATTATATAATGTCTATGATATATCAAAGTACAAGCAGAGAGAAAGCATGTAAACACAATTTGGAAATAGGCTCTATCATTTAACCGCTTTAAACTTAAATGCTTGTGTACTTTTGACCAGCTTCGCGGAAGCACTACTGGAAATGGATTACTTATCTAAAACAAATGTCAACGAAACTATTTATAACACTAGCATATCTAACAGCACGACTTATTCCTCAGATGTATTCTTTAGAAATGAAAGTGATTTAGATAAATACAAAAACGAGCATGACACTGCAGTCTCcgtgatattttattttaacatgacAGAACGTGTTATATCATTCTGTGGTGTGCTGTTAAACCTTACAACAATTATAATACTCATGTCACTCAAGGGGTCACTGAAGACCCAGTTAAAACTGATAATGAGCCTGGCTATATCCGACAGCTTAATAGCTATATTTCATTGTTTGTTAACATTTTACAATTTCCCAAACGCATGGAAATTATTCAGGAATTTGTTTGCCACTAATTGGACAAAACCAAATATCCTAAAGACTGTATTTGCTTTCATATACACCGCGACACAATTTGCTGGTCTGGGAACAATGTTTGCAATATCAGTGGATATATTAATAAAGGTACGAAAACCTCTCCGTTATAAGACATTAATGTCAAAAAGGCGCGGAAACATTATTGTTACATGTTTGTGGTTAGTACCAAGCTTTCTGCTAGCAGCCGTTGCACTTCTTTTTTTTCAGCTCGGCAATTTAAACATtacaatatttgttatatttggcaGTGTGTTTTACTGCTTGTTCTGTCAGTTattcttctttatatttttgacaatctaCATAATAATACTGTGTTCAGTAAAGTCTTTTATTCATAGACAGCCGTCGAGATCTAGGCGTACTATTACGAAAACGGCGGTCACATTTTTCCTTATAAtcgttacatattttatttgcattttgccAAGTATCTGGATATTTCTACTCATATTCACAAATGTAGTTGATTCACTTTCGGATTTAGTCGTTATCATGAATATTGTAAGTTTTGTTTACACTCTGAACACTGTATTAGACCCACTAATTTATGCTTATAGAATTCAAGAAATAAATATTCGATATGAAACATTATTTAGAAGAATATGTCGCTGTGTACGAACTGACTCGGATGGTTTTAATCTAGGAAGAAAtaactaaatgtttcaaataaatgttatcaaACACGTGAAACATTACAAATTACACTGCTAAACCGAACcgctttttaaaaacatataatgttgagttttggtcatcagggcgttcaaaattgttttgattaagaaataatataatttcTAATCAAATAAAAGAGATGTtcactttaaaagataatgatctGGCTGTAAAGCATTATCTTTAACTTCATTTGGATAATTATGAATTAAAGTCAGACGTCTTTTGGTCTGCTAGATCAAAATGTTATATGAGTACATTGACTATATTATTGATgcaaaaatgagccgcgccatgtgaaaaccaacatagtgcatttggaCCAGCAtggaccgcgcagtctggtaaggatccatgctgttcgctaacggtttctctaatttcaataggctttaaaagcgaagagcatggatcctgactagactgcgcgaaTGACCGTTAGATTTTAGAAATGGCGATTCACAGATTAGCCGAGTAAAACTGTGAAAATCGTTGTATGGATCAGAACTATGGAATGACATCACACTAAATGATGTATTAACTGCAAAAATAAAGCTTATTAGAATGTCTGTGAATGTTTACAACGTTTATATTAGGACAGTGACAGCTCTTAGCAGACTTGGATAGTCTCTGATAGAAGCTGAAATTAACAGGAGATAGATAAATTTCCTTCACAATTTTGGACAATGCCGACGAATCTCCTTTCAAGACAAGTATTTGACCTTAGAGTCCAGCTGTGTATCAGCATGGCCTAATACATACTTATAAACTACAGTTTAACCACACATGTATTTTGATTACCTTAAAACAGGCCAGTTTCAAGATAAAATagcaatagaaaattttgctGAAAAAATGACATAAGTCTACATTAGTGACTGGGCATt
The genomic region above belongs to Mercenaria mercenaria strain notata chromosome 12, MADL_Memer_1, whole genome shotgun sequence and contains:
- the LOC128547344 gene encoding melanocortin receptor 4-like; this encodes MDYLSKTNVNETIYNTSISNSTTYSSDVFFRNESDLDKYKNEHDTAVSVIFYFNMTERVISFCGVLLNLTTIIILMSLKGSLKTQLKLIMSLAISDSLIAIFHCLLTFYNFPNAWKLFRNLFATNWTKPNILKTVFAFIYTATQFAGLGTMFAISVDILIKVRKPLRYKTLMSKRRGNIIVTCLWLVPSFLLAAVALLFFQLGNLNITIFVIFGSVFYCLFCQLFFFIFLTIYIIILCSVKSFIHRQPSRSRRTITKTAVTFFLIIVTYFICILPSIWIFLLIFTNVVDSLSDLVVIMNIVSFVYTLNTVLDPLIYAYRIQEINIRYETLFRRICRCVRTDSDGFNLGRNN